CCCTACGCACTCGTCGCCACCGCCGACGCGGCGCTCACGCCTTGCTTCGTCCACAGCTACCTCCGCCTCGGTGTCCTCGCCGACCCCACCCGCGACGGCTACCGTCAGCGCCCGCTCGACCACCGCCGACGCGGCTTCATGCTCAGCGAAATCGGCGCAGCCGTACTGCTACGCCGACTCCCGCGCGGCCAATCGCCCGCGCCAAACGACATCGAACTCGTCCACACCGCCACCGCCTGCGAAGCGTTCGACATGATCCGCACCCCGCCGACCATGCCCGCCCTCTCGCATGTCGCCACGCGACTCCGCGACCACCTACCCCAAAGCGAAGCGCTCGCCGCCCTCCACCCCCACGCCCCGGGCACCCCCGACCACGACCCGGGGGAACTCAAAGTCCTGCACAACGTCTTCGGCAACACACCCAACCTCTACGCCTGCAAAGGCGCGATCGGCCACGGCCTCGGGTCCGCCGGCCTCGCCGCACTCGTCATCGCCTGCCTCGCCCTGCGCACCCAAAAACTGCCACCCATGCCCTGGCTCGACCAACCGATCTTCCCGCTCCAAGACCCGACACCCCAGACCCAAGAACCGTCCCAAACCCACGCCGTCTTCGCCGCCGGCTTTGGCGGGCACACCGCCGGCGCCCTCCTCCGCTCCTAGCACTCCCCACGCCGACGCTGACTCCACGAAGCGCCAGGTACGCCGGTCTGCGAAGCGTCTGGCACACCACGCCCGAAGCGTCCGCGCCGCGCATGAAAAAACGGCAGGGTGCTCCTCCTTCGGGTGGCCAAAGCCACCCGCACCCTACCGCCTGAAATTTCAAAAGCGGACTCACTCCTCCCAGCCGAAACCCGCCCGGGCTAACGCCCGACGCGTCCCGTGTGGTCCGCTTCCTCCTCCACTTCTTCTCCATCCTCCGCCGCGCCCGCCGGTGCGAGGTGACCTTCAGATGGGTTCGGATCGACCGCAGCACGCCCCGTCGTTGGGTACAGATCCCCCAGCCGCACGTACCCAAAAACCGCCACACCGACAGCCACTAACACCGCGAAAAATGTAAAACGATCACGTTGGACGGACATGCACCAAGCTCCTGAGACAACAAGGGGCTCACCCCAAAGGGCGAAAAGAAAGGACACCTGCCTGAACCGGCCAGATCGGCCAGCCCCTGTTTTCTCCGTCCAACCATTGTGCGAGGTTCGCCCCCCCGGGTCAAGCAAAATCTGGCCCAGTTAAACGGTTAGATGCGATCTTTTTCACGTTAATCTGGGCGGTTTGTGATCCCGCACGCCCCATCACGCCCGACGCATCAGGATCGTCGCATCATGCCCATGCGGGAAATAGTCCTGCCGAAGCACCACCTGTGACGTCTGCTGGAATGCCCAGTCCAGCAGCTTCAACGTCGGCAGCCGGCGGGCGGGGTACTTCTGCGGCGCGGCCTTGGGCGACACCGTGTCCGACAGGAAGTTGAAAACCAACGCCTCCGACGCCGCGTCCCACGCATGCCCGAGCAAGCCGAGCGCCGTGTCGTCCTCCATCGTGTTCAGCGTCCCCGAGATCGCCACCACCTGCGGCTCGCCGATCTTCAGCAGCCCCGGCTCCGCCACGAAATCCCCCGCATGAAACGCCGCCCCCGGAAGTGACCGCCCGTTCGCAAACTCAATCACCTCCGGCACCCCATCCACCCCCACAAACCGTTCGTACCGCAACTCCCGCTCCAACAGATACGCCGCAAAGTCCCCCCGGCTACACCCCGCATCCAGCACCCGCTTCCCCGTCAAAAAAACCATCTCCGTCATCACCTTGAACCGCAGACGCTGCGTCCGCTCATTGGCCCAAAGCGTCACCTTCACATCCGAGCCATGCTCGAGCTGCGCTTCAACATACGGCCCAAGATACGAATCGGGGTCTTGCGTCGGCATGCCGCTATCCTAGCCGAGTGCTTCACAACATTCCGGCAGATCGATACGAACGGCCCGTGACTTGATGGCAAACCTTCCCCCACCCGCCCCGCTTATAGAAACGCCCTACTGCCCGGGCTGTGGGTACAACCTGCGAGGCCAGCCCGCCGCCGACCTCACACAATGCCCCGAGTGTGGCGGGAACTGGGCCCCGGGCGAGTTGCTGGATCGCCCACCGCCCCCGGCTGTGTCGTCGGCGCAGTGGACTCTTGCAGGAATCATTACCGCGCTCACGGTTTTCATCCTCGGCTACCGGCTGCTCGTCCTCAACAACCTCTACCAGACCTCGGCCTTCTTCATCGGGCTGCCCGCCCTGCTCGCCATCACCCTCGCGCTCACGACCCGCGCCAAGACCGCGACCGGCATCTGCTTCAAAGTCACGACGATGACGCTGCTCATCTCCGGCATCTTCCTGGGCGAGGGGTTTATCTGCTGTGTCATGATGGCGCCGCTGTTCTTCATCGTCGCCGGGATCATCGGCATGGTCATCGACCACTACCACTATCGACCCAAATCGGGCCGGCTCCGGTTGCTGCTTCTGCCTCTCCTCTTGCTGATGGCCCTCGAAGGTGTCAGCGAGCGGCTAAGTTTCAGCCCCCACGCAACGGCGAGCGCCACCCGACTGGTCGATGCGCCGCCCCACGCCGTACGCGAACAACTCGCCAACACCCCGCGCTTCGATCGGCCCATGCCTGCGCTCCTCCAGGCCGGATTCCCGACCCCACTCGAAGCGCGCGGCCAAGGCCTCAACATCGGCGACTCGCGCAACGTCGTCATGGGCGTGCACGGCCACACCGGCGAACTCGCACTCGCGGTCACCGAGAACAGCGAACAACACATCCGATTCAAAACGCTCAGCGACACCACCAAGATCAGCGAGTGGCTCGCGTGGCGGTCGGCTACCGTTGAGCTTCAGCCCGTCGGCGAATCGCAGACGCGCGTCACCTGGACGCTGCACTACGAACGCCGACTCGCCCCGGCCTGGTACTTCGGGCCGTTCCAGAAAATCGCCACCACCCTCGCCGCCGGCTCGCTGATCGACAACCTCGCGACCCCGCCCGCCGCGCAGCGCACGCGGCCTTGGCAATCGCCCGGGCTCATCCGGTCCCTGAGTCTGCTCGCGCCTGTCCTGCTCGCGCTCATCCTCTCGGCCGTTTACCGCCGTCGGCGACGCCTGCTCATCGGCGCCTGGCTCTCGCTGGCCTGGGCCTTCCCCGCCGTCGTCATCCTCAACCTCGTCGCGATCCACGGCGGGTGGTGGTCCTTCAACGCCCAGGGCGCGATGTGGCTGGGCATGCCCGTCGACCTGCTGCTGGGGTGGGCCATCCTCTGGAGCGTCGTGCCCGCACTGCTCGCGCCCCGCCTGCCGCTGCCCATCGTCGCCCTCGTGCTGCTCTGGCTCGACCTGCTGCTGATGCCCTGGAGCGCGCCGGTCGTGCAGCTCGGCCCCATGTGGCAGTACGCCGACCTCGCCGCGCTCTGCGTCGTGCTGGTCCCCGCCCAGTGGCTCGCGCGATGGACACGTCAAGAGACCCACCTCCCGGGCCGAGTCCTGATCCACCTCGCGGCGTTCACCGGGCTCTTCCTCGTCTGCATCCCGCTCGTCCTGATGGAGCACACCGACCTCACACTCGACGGCTGGCGGCACCAGCCCGGCTGGCTGCGCGGCCTTTGGATGCAAGCACTCGCGCTCGCGGCGCTGCCCGGACTCGCAGGCGTCGCCGCGTTCTACCGCTACGGCAAAGGCACCGCCGTGCCCTACGACCCGCCCAAGCAACTCGTGACCCAAGACGTCTACGCCTACGTACGCAACCCGATGCAGCTCGCGCTCGTCCTGATCTACACCGTCATGGCCGGCGCGTTGATGAACGCCTGGCTGCTCATGGCAGCCGGCGTCGTCCTCGCGTACGGCTTTGGCCTCGCACGATGGCACGAAGACCAGCAGCTTCGGGCACGCTACGGCGAAGACTGGCGACGCTACCGCGCCGCAGTCCGCGCCTGGTGGCCCCGCTTTAGGCCGTACGTCAACGACCCCCAAACCCCCGCCATCGTCTACATCGACCACGCCTGCAAACCCTGCGCGGGCGTCGCACGCTGGCTTGAACGCCGGGCACCCGTCGGCCTGCAGGTCCTCGACGCCCAAGACGCCCCTGGCCCGCTGCAGCGCATGACCTACCAGGCCGGCCCCACGTCACCCCCCGAGCCCGGCGTCGCCGCAATCGCCGCCTGCCTGCAGCACCTCCACCTCGGCTGGGCCGCCATGGGCTGGGCCCTCAAGCTCCCCGGCATCCGCGGGGCCGCTCAACTCCTCACCGACGCCGCCGGCGGCGGGCAGGCGCAGACACGCCCCGCCAAACCCAGACACTACAATCCGTAAATGGCTTCTAAATCTTCCGGTGCCGACGATTTCCTCGACGAACTATTCGCGATGTTCAAAGCCCTCCCCTGGTGGATCGGCCCGATCTTCGTCGGCCTCGCGTTCCTCCTCTTCCGCTTCGTCTTCCCCTACGTCCTTCACGCCATCGACGCGGCATTCGACAGCCCCATCAAACTCGGCACGATGTTAGCGACCCTCTCTAGCTTGCTCGCCCCACTGTTCGCAGGCATCACCGCACTCGTCTGGGTGGCCGCGCTTGTCCACAAACGCATCGACGCCCAACGACTCGACAAGCAACGCAGCATCGACACCATCCGCGAACTCTCGTGGCGAGAATTCGAACAGCTCCTCGCAGAGGCCTACCGACGACAGGGCTACCGCGTTACCGACACCGGCCAGACCCACGGCCACGCCCAGCCCGACGGCGGCATCGACCTCGTCCTCGACCGCGACGGCCAACGCACCCTCGTCCAGTGCAAACACTGGAAAACCCAAAAGGTCGGCGTTAAAACCGCCCGCGAGCTCTACGGCGTCGTCGCCAGCCAACACGCCGACCGTGGCGTCCTCATCACCTCCGGCCGCTTCACCCAACAAACCCACGACTTCGCCCAGGACCTCCCGCTCAACCTGATTGATGGCCCCCAACTCCAAACCCTCATCCACTCCGTCCAACGCCCCCGGAACTCCGCCCCATCCCCAGCTCCCTCCGATCAATTATCAATCATCAATCAAAAATCAGAGATTCCCGCCTGCCCCCGCTGCCAATCCCCCATGACCCGACGCACCGCCCGCAAAGGCCCCACCGCCGGGCAACAGTTCTGGGGCTGCACCACCTACCCGAAGTGCAAGGGAACGCGGGCGATGGGGGCGGTCTAACGCCCTTTCGCGACCACGGGCAGGTGGCAAGGGATCCGTCTGCCAAGCCCAGGATGATCCCCTCTCCACGGCCCCCGGAACGTGGCGCTGCGCCCCCGGAATATGGCGCTGTGGTTATGAAACACGGCGCTGCGCTTAAGAAACGTGGCATTCCGCTTAAGAAACGTCGCGCTGCGCTTAAGAAATGTGGCGTTCCTCCTAAGAAATGCGGCGCTGCGCCCCCGGAATGTCGCGGTGCGCCCCCGGAATATGGCGTGTTGAGCGCAGAACTCGGCGGTGCGCCCCCGGAATGTGGCGTTTTGTGCGCAGAACGCAGCGGTGCGCGCGCAGAACGTCGCGTGGCGCTTCCGGAACTTGGCATGTTGAGCGCAGAACGTCGCGTTTCGGATACAGCATCTGGCATGGTGCTCCCGCAAGGCCGTGTGGCTGAGGGTAGCGAAACGCTGACTGACCGCGTTTACTCGACCGTGATGCGATCGGCAGCGATCGTTTTCGGGGCGGACACAATCGTGGAAGCCCGGGTTTTCGTTGTTTCGGGCTTATTCACGATGG
The sequence above is a segment of the Phycisphaeraceae bacterium D3-23 genome. Coding sequences within it:
- a CDS encoding beta-ketoacyl synthase N-terminal-like domain-containing protein, with the protein product MSKPHTPHCAHSPDTPAAEHRAPARVVIAGFGLITPLGLGAWATYRALLQGQTIADRAQALPEGLPPTDLVLALGGVSVARHTASDPAVELAERAAREAAAMAGQPTDKLPLWLGTSKGAVARLSTRQGLGNPPDEHDRRNIALGPHAFLAHQLDQRMGTRSRAQSVAACASGLVALDRARRALAYADDGTDEPYALVATADAALTPCFVHSYLRLGVLADPTRDGYRQRPLDHRRRGFMLSEIGAAVLLRRLPRGQSPAPNDIELVHTATACEAFDMIRTPPTMPALSHVATRLRDHLPQSEALAALHPHAPGTPDHDPGELKVLHNVFGNTPNLYACKGAIGHGLGSAGLAALVIACLALRTQKLPPMPWLDQPIFPLQDPTPQTQEPSQTHAVFAAGFGGHTAGALLRS
- a CDS encoding methyltransferase, translated to MANLPPPAPLIETPYCPGCGYNLRGQPAADLTQCPECGGNWAPGELLDRPPPPAVSSAQWTLAGIITALTVFILGYRLLVLNNLYQTSAFFIGLPALLAITLALTTRAKTATGICFKVTTMTLLISGIFLGEGFICCVMMAPLFFIVAGIIGMVIDHYHYRPKSGRLRLLLLPLLLLMALEGVSERLSFSPHATASATRLVDAPPHAVREQLANTPRFDRPMPALLQAGFPTPLEARGQGLNIGDSRNVVMGVHGHTGELALAVTENSEQHIRFKTLSDTTKISEWLAWRSATVELQPVGESQTRVTWTLHYERRLAPAWYFGPFQKIATTLAAGSLIDNLATPPAAQRTRPWQSPGLIRSLSLLAPVLLALILSAVYRRRRRLLIGAWLSLAWAFPAVVILNLVAIHGGWWSFNAQGAMWLGMPVDLLLGWAILWSVVPALLAPRLPLPIVALVLLWLDLLLMPWSAPVVQLGPMWQYADLAALCVVLVPAQWLARWTRQETHLPGRVLIHLAAFTGLFLVCIPLVLMEHTDLTLDGWRHQPGWLRGLWMQALALAALPGLAGVAAFYRYGKGTAVPYDPPKQLVTQDVYAYVRNPMQLALVLIYTVMAGALMNAWLLMAAGVVLAYGFGLARWHEDQQLRARYGEDWRRYRAAVRAWWPRFRPYVNDPQTPAIVYIDHACKPCAGVARWLERRAPVGLQVLDAQDAPGPLQRMTYQAGPTSPPEPGVAAIAACLQHLHLGWAAMGWALKLPGIRGAAQLLTDAAGGGQAQTRPAKPRHYNP
- a CDS encoding restriction endonuclease; the protein is MASKSSGADDFLDELFAMFKALPWWIGPIFVGLAFLLFRFVFPYVLHAIDAAFDSPIKLGTMLATLSSLLAPLFAGITALVWVAALVHKRIDAQRLDKQRSIDTIRELSWREFEQLLAEAYRRQGYRVTDTGQTHGHAQPDGGIDLVLDRDGQRTLVQCKHWKTQKVGVKTARELYGVVASQHADRGVLITSGRFTQQTHDFAQDLPLNLIDGPQLQTLIHSVQRPRNSAPSPAPSDQLSIINQKSEIPACPRCQSPMTRRTARKGPTAGQQFWGCTTYPKCKGTRAMGAV